Proteins co-encoded in one Bremerella sp. TYQ1 genomic window:
- a CDS encoding sugar phosphate isomerase/epimerase: protein MLSRRTFHQQAAALAACSLLAGPTSLVEAARQHGIEIATQQYPWGTFYRRSGKALGNLDLLLGEIQSCGLTGYEPIANSPQQIKQIAKAARQRELKIDSLYVNSTLHDSDQTAASIQTVVDIATAAKEACGTQIIVTNPSPIQWGGAQDKSDEQLRTQAKAFDQLGARLRKNGQQLAYHNHDAELRQGARELHHMLASTDPANVRFCLDAHWIFRGCGNSEVAVWDVVRLYKNRIVELHLRQSHDGVWDEAFGDGDIDYTQLADMLSDLKTPPLLVLEQAVEGKTPQTQSAVEAHTLGRAYAQKTFAKLAAK from the coding sequence ATGCTTAGTCGTCGAACATTTCATCAACAAGCTGCCGCCCTGGCAGCTTGTTCTTTGTTGGCAGGCCCAACGTCGCTGGTGGAAGCTGCCCGGCAACATGGGATCGAGATCGCAACGCAGCAGTATCCCTGGGGCACGTTTTATCGCCGCAGCGGGAAGGCTCTCGGCAATCTCGATCTTCTTCTGGGCGAGATCCAAAGTTGTGGTTTGACTGGATATGAACCAATCGCCAACTCGCCGCAGCAGATCAAGCAAATAGCGAAAGCCGCGCGTCAGCGGGAACTCAAAATCGATTCGTTGTACGTCAACAGTACGCTGCACGATTCGGATCAGACAGCGGCAAGCATTCAAACAGTTGTCGATATTGCCACCGCGGCGAAAGAGGCTTGCGGAACGCAGATCATCGTGACCAATCCGAGCCCAATTCAATGGGGCGGGGCACAAGATAAATCGGACGAGCAGCTGCGAACGCAAGCCAAAGCATTCGATCAGCTGGGGGCCCGACTGCGAAAGAACGGCCAGCAGTTGGCCTATCACAATCACGATGCGGAACTGCGGCAAGGTGCCCGCGAACTGCATCACATGTTGGCGTCGACCGACCCCGCAAATGTTCGGTTTTGTTTGGATGCCCATTGGATCTTTCGTGGTTGTGGGAATTCTGAAGTGGCTGTCTGGGACGTCGTTCGGCTTTACAAAAATCGCATTGTCGAACTGCATTTACGGCAGTCGCACGATGGCGTTTGGGACGAAGCTTTTGGCGACGGCGACATCGATTACACGCAACTTGCCGACATGCTTTCCGATTTAAAAACACCTCCGCTGCTTGTGCTGGAACAAGCGGTCGAAGGGAAAACTCCCCAGACTCAATCCGCGGTCGAGGCCCACACACTCGGTCGTGCGTATGCTCAAAAAACCTTTGCGAAACTGGCGGCCAAGTGA
- a CDS encoding right-handed parallel beta-helix repeat-containing protein: MMTFRLLLLLGTFTFLSQAAAAGEYFFTDPSIGAVADGKTDNRAALRKAFDKLEPGDTLVLPAGAYRIELTESPLTVPSGITLLGQGGQTRLLLATTGTEKKFRNLFKLSSDVTLAGLTIERVEAFPAVLLPMFGTLENITFRDVEIVGNADQFPGTYCHAMQVGFGTLKDLKLNRIAIRGCSFGLFQTNDATGTVEDVLVEHSTFEQNRASDLEFNSPKGKMRNIIVRDCTFRDNRCQTPGAGFAVGFANVADSKVERCDIRNYGSEALHVEDRSNNISLTGNTIVHGSSRQTNGVVMVLSDSTNVTIADNVVDARANDNKTNLILVTAGGTQFKCPSQVTVRHNLLINGPKTRTWYLQPGSGPEPEENTIVTSETKDAPPGEMN, encoded by the coding sequence ATGATGACTTTCCGTTTGCTCCTGTTGCTCGGCACGTTTACTTTCCTTTCTCAGGCGGCAGCGGCTGGGGAATACTTCTTTACGGATCCATCGATTGGAGCGGTCGCCGATGGCAAAACGGACAATCGTGCGGCACTGAGGAAAGCGTTTGACAAGCTTGAACCTGGCGACACGTTGGTGCTTCCGGCCGGCGCGTATCGTATCGAACTGACCGAAAGCCCTTTGACCGTTCCTTCCGGGATCACGCTCCTGGGCCAAGGGGGGCAGACTCGCCTGCTTCTCGCGACGACGGGAACGGAAAAGAAGTTTCGCAATCTGTTCAAGCTAAGCAGCGACGTTACGCTTGCCGGGCTGACGATCGAACGCGTCGAGGCGTTTCCCGCGGTGTTGTTGCCGATGTTCGGCACGCTGGAAAACATTACGTTCCGCGACGTCGAGATCGTGGGCAACGCCGATCAATTTCCCGGCACCTACTGCCATGCGATGCAAGTTGGATTCGGTACGTTGAAGGATTTGAAGCTGAACCGTATTGCTATCCGCGGTTGTTCGTTCGGGCTGTTCCAGACGAATGACGCCACCGGCACCGTCGAGGATGTTCTTGTCGAGCATAGCACGTTCGAGCAAAACCGAGCCTCCGATCTCGAGTTCAATTCGCCCAAAGGGAAGATGCGAAACATCATCGTTCGAGACTGCACGTTTCGCGACAATCGCTGCCAAACACCAGGGGCAGGTTTCGCGGTCGGCTTTGCCAACGTTGCCGACAGCAAAGTCGAACGCTGCGACATTCGTAACTACGGCAGCGAAGCGTTGCATGTCGAGGATCGCTCCAACAATATCTCCCTTACCGGCAACACGATCGTGCATGGTTCGAGTCGTCAGACCAACGGCGTCGTGATGGTGCTAAGCGATTCAACGAATGTGACCATCGCGGACAATGTCGTCGATGCGCGAGCCAACGACAACAAGACGAACCTCATTCTGGTCACCGCCGGCGGGACTCAATTCAAGTGCCCCTCGCAGGTAACCGTTCGTCACAATCTGCTTATCAATGGACCGAAGACAAGAACGTGGTATCTGCAACCTGGCAGCGGCCCCGAGCCTGAAGAGAACACGATCGTTACGTCAGAAACGAAAGACGCACCACCAGGTGAAATGAATTAA
- a CDS encoding LysE family translocator — protein sequence MRDTLRILNLRFTGCQNNLTRKNGYQQWSGLDPKWDRARLNRSPQVVSCPEYVAMKGWAEMPPIESLPYFLLAMLVISMTPGPDMLGILSYGIARGRQAGMGFAFGVGLGTLFHTVLAVVGISAVVATSPWAFRFILYAGASYLIYLGTKALMSRSSVDEFAIDDKPARQSFGEACLRGFVCNALNPKVGLFFLAFLPQFIDAGRPAWSQLLVLGIVFWLWTTLSYSLLGYYCGVVGQWIRGHASTGRWIDRVTGTLFVGLGLHLIFTGQKS from the coding sequence ATGAGAGACACACTGCGAATCTTAAACCTGCGGTTTACCGGGTGTCAAAACAATCTGACTCGGAAGAATGGTTATCAGCAGTGGTCGGGGCTCGACCCGAAATGGGATCGTGCTAGGCTGAACCGTTCGCCGCAGGTTGTGTCCTGCCCGGAATACGTTGCCATGAAAGGATGGGCCGAGATGCCACCGATCGAATCGCTTCCCTATTTTCTGCTGGCCATGCTGGTGATCAGTATGACGCCGGGACCTGATATGTTGGGCATCTTGAGTTACGGAATTGCTCGGGGGCGTCAGGCCGGCATGGGGTTCGCTTTTGGAGTCGGGCTGGGGACCCTCTTTCACACCGTATTAGCGGTTGTCGGAATCTCGGCTGTGGTGGCGACATCGCCATGGGCGTTTCGTTTTATTCTTTACGCAGGTGCGTCGTACTTAATTTACCTCGGCACCAAAGCGCTCATGAGCCGCAGTAGCGTCGATGAATTCGCGATCGATGACAAGCCGGCACGGCAAAGCTTTGGCGAAGCCTGCTTGCGAGGCTTTGTGTGCAACGCATTGAATCCGAAAGTCGGCCTCTTCTTTCTGGCGTTTCTGCCGCAGTTTATCGACGCCGGCCGGCCAGCATGGTCGCAGCTGCTGGTGCTGGGGATCGTCTTCTGGCTTTGGACGACGCTCAGTTACTCGCTGCTGGGGTATTACTGCGGCGTGGTCGGGCAATGGATTCGCGGCCATGCATCGACTGGTCGTTGGATCGACCGCGTGACCGGCACACTGTTTGTCGGTCTCGGGCTACATCTGATCTTTACCGGGCAGAAGTCTTAA
- the hemB gene encoding porphobilinogen synthase, translating to MTAMGPLGNYPQTRPRRNRQTDWSRRLVRENHLTVDDLIWPIFVQPGKATRTPVPSLPGVDRVTIDIAAEEAERAVELGIPVIALFPATPNELKTPQCEEAINPDNLVCQSVRAIHEKGLNLGILCDVALDPYSSHGQDGLVKDGYVVNDETVEMLCQQSIVQAQAGCDIIAPSDMMDGRIGAIRKALDHEGFQHVQIMSYAAKYASAFYGPFRDAVGSSGNLGGGDKKTYQMDPANTDEALREVALDIQEGADMVMVKPGMPYLDIVQRVKETFQQPTYVYQVSGEYAMLQAAAANGWLDLDKTMLESLTAFKRAGADGILTYFAPKAAEMLRKG from the coding sequence ATGACTGCCATGGGTCCACTAGGAAATTACCCGCAAACTCGCCCTCGTCGGAATCGTCAAACCGATTGGTCGCGCCGACTGGTTCGCGAAAATCACCTGACGGTGGACGACTTGATCTGGCCCATCTTCGTTCAGCCCGGCAAAGCGACACGGACCCCAGTTCCCTCGCTGCCAGGTGTTGACCGTGTGACGATCGACATTGCCGCTGAAGAAGCGGAGCGAGCCGTCGAACTTGGTATCCCGGTCATCGCCCTCTTTCCTGCAACTCCCAACGAGTTGAAAACGCCTCAGTGCGAAGAAGCCATCAATCCCGATAACCTGGTCTGCCAGTCGGTTCGAGCGATTCACGAGAAAGGTTTGAACCTCGGTATCTTGTGCGATGTCGCACTCGACCCTTACTCGAGCCACGGCCAAGACGGGCTCGTCAAAGATGGCTATGTCGTCAACGACGAAACGGTCGAGATGCTCTGCCAACAATCGATCGTGCAAGCCCAAGCTGGCTGCGACATCATCGCCCCTAGCGACATGATGGATGGCCGCATCGGCGCGATTCGCAAAGCACTCGATCACGAAGGCTTTCAGCACGTGCAAATCATGTCGTACGCGGCCAAGTATGCGTCGGCATTTTATGGTCCCTTCCGTGATGCAGTGGGCTCGTCCGGCAACCTGGGAGGAGGCGACAAAAAGACCTACCAGATGGACCCGGCCAATACCGACGAGGCGCTACGCGAAGTTGCCCTCGACATTCAAGAAGGGGCCGACATGGTGATGGTCAAACCAGGCATGCCGTACTTGGATATCGTCCAGCGCGTGAAGGAAACCTTCCAGCAACCGACCTACGTGTATCAGGTCTCCGGCGAGTACGCGATGCTGCAAGCCGCCGCGGCCAATGGCTGGCTCGATTTAGACAAGACCATGCTCGAAAGCCTCACCGCATTCAAGCGAGCCGGAGCGGATGGCATTTTGACATACTTCGCCCCGAAAGCCGCCGAGATGCTGCGAAAGGGCTGA
- a CDS encoding DUF1559 domain-containing protein, whose translation MKQRSGFTLVELLVVIAIIGVLIALLLPAVQQAREAARRMQCSNNQKQLGLAFHNYHDTYQSFPLGPIHIRDNGIQYALGWVPRIFPFIEQGTRLEAMKALHPHYLTARSPYRNHDTDNPIFGAVPGITCPSSAIGELASDHPPGGNFPNAQQQGSLHYRANSGSYDVDLDTSSGDSSRYHSRSGIMYPGSKIGFRDITDGTTNTILLGETSKSRDWLTSNMATGWGGIKPWVFGYFEYTGSWLTIDHKTVNYPINYTGDFITSTTPYTSEHPGGAMFLMGDGSVSFLTETMPLGLLKSMATRSNGEVIADN comes from the coding sequence ATGAAACAACGTTCCGGTTTCACGCTTGTCGAGCTCTTAGTTGTGATCGCCATCATTGGCGTATTGATTGCCCTGTTACTGCCGGCCGTGCAACAGGCCCGCGAAGCTGCTCGCCGAATGCAATGCAGCAACAACCAGAAACAACTGGGTCTCGCTTTTCACAACTATCACGATACCTACCAAAGCTTTCCGCTTGGCCCGATCCATATTCGCGACAACGGCATCCAGTACGCACTCGGCTGGGTTCCTCGCATCTTCCCTTTCATCGAGCAAGGCACCCGCCTGGAAGCGATGAAGGCGCTGCATCCGCACTATCTCACCGCACGTAGCCCTTACCGTAACCACGATACCGACAACCCTATCTTCGGCGCCGTGCCTGGCATTACGTGCCCTTCGTCGGCCATTGGTGAACTAGCCTCCGATCACCCACCAGGCGGCAACTTCCCCAACGCCCAGCAGCAAGGCTCGCTCCACTACCGCGCAAACTCAGGCTCGTACGACGTCGATCTCGATACCAGCAGCGGCGATTCAAGTCGCTATCACAGCCGCTCCGGCATCATGTATCCTGGCAGCAAAATCGGCTTCCGTGACATCACCGACGGTACGACCAACACAATCCTGCTTGGCGAAACCTCGAAGTCGCGTGATTGGCTTACCTCCAACATGGCTACCGGCTGGGGTGGTATTAAGCCATGGGTGTTTGGCTACTTCGAGTACACCGGATCGTGGCTGACGATCGACCACAAAACGGTCAACTACCCCATCAACTACACCGGCGACTTCATCACCTCTACGACGCCGTACACCAGCGAACACCCAGGCGGCGCCATGTTCCTGATGGGCGACGGTAGCGTCAGCTTTCTCACCGAAACGATGCCACTGGGCCTGCTGAAGAGCATGGCTACACGTAGCAACGGCGAAGTGATCGCTGATAACTAA
- a CDS encoding DUF1559 domain-containing protein, with translation MTVTRVRRTGFTLVELLVVIAIIGVLIALLLPAVQQAREAARRMQCTNHLKQIGLAFHNYHDIYGKFSCGARGMDDWSLKNGSNWRTAILPMLEQGNIYDQLDFSGSFAGNSYAGNEVLKDLVVDGFLCPSSTLPEIDTSVGNNTWGMCHHYVGLQGAAPTVPGNVGGYHDCKHGWSCNNGLLSPNEYRSFRDATDGSSNTLLIAEQSGLTNNLNRTANYYGGWHGARNYGHVGNSTEGCSDLWQSGTTCVRFAINSDIIQVGATDTTYRNNTILNSFHPGGINAMCLDGSVHFIPETIDFDMLKRLAVRSDGQTVEF, from the coding sequence ATGACCGTGACGAGAGTGCGTAGGACTGGCTTTACGCTGGTCGAATTGTTGGTGGTGATTGCCATCATTGGCGTTCTGATCGCTTTGCTGTTGCCGGCCGTGCAACAGGCTCGCGAGGCCGCACGGCGGATGCAGTGCACCAATCACTTGAAGCAGATTGGTTTGGCGTTCCACAACTATCACGACATCTACGGCAAGTTCAGCTGTGGGGCTCGCGGTATGGACGATTGGTCGTTGAAGAATGGTTCCAACTGGCGGACCGCCATCTTGCCGATGCTCGAGCAAGGAAACATCTACGACCAGCTCGACTTCAGTGGTAGCTTCGCGGGCAACAGCTATGCCGGCAACGAAGTGCTGAAAGACCTGGTGGTGGATGGCTTCCTTTGTCCATCAAGCACGCTGCCAGAGATTGATACTTCGGTGGGGAACAATACCTGGGGCATGTGCCATCACTACGTTGGCTTGCAAGGAGCGGCGCCGACGGTGCCGGGCAACGTGGGCGGCTACCACGACTGCAAACATGGTTGGTCGTGTAACAATGGTTTGCTTTCTCCGAACGAGTATCGCAGCTTTCGTGATGCGACCGATGGTTCGTCGAATACGTTGTTGATTGCCGAACAGTCGGGACTGACGAACAATCTGAACCGCACTGCGAATTACTACGGCGGTTGGCACGGCGCACGAAACTACGGCCATGTCGGCAACTCGACGGAAGGATGTAGCGACTTGTGGCAGTCTGGAACGACGTGCGTTCGTTTCGCGATTAACTCGGACATCATACAAGTGGGTGCCACCGATACGACTTATCGCAACAACACCATTCTGAATTCGTTCCATCCTGGCGGGATCAATGCGATGTGCTTGGACGGCAGTGTGCACTTCATTCCTGAGACGATCGACTTCGACATGCTGAAGCGGCTGGCGGTTCGTAGCGATGGACAGACGGTTGAATTCTAG
- the folE2 gene encoding GTP cyclohydrolase FolE2 — MSTDSPLSSQPASATPLASEATRPLAMDTSPRLLPDVANDTAPQFQSAIDRVGMSGIEVAIVVRGEDDIMMRTPAKVDAYVSLDDPATKGIHMSRLYLSLQNELHTEFSRKQIERILGRFLETHNEMSKSAYLQFSFEHMIQRASLLSDNTAWRSYPVQVEALQQGDQVKYRVHVRLTYSSACPCSAALSRQLLQQQFEEQFYGHNWLSASTVLNWLGSNNTLIAVPHSQRSHADITVDLDDSRDDLPIDEIIQRVEGVLNTAVQAAVKRADEQEFARLNGENLMFCEDAARRMKSAIDPMPGVIDYRVQASHFESLHPHDAVAIVVKGIPGGMVP; from the coding sequence ATGTCTACTGACTCGCCTTTGTCTTCGCAACCTGCTTCGGCTACGCCGTTGGCATCGGAAGCGACTCGACCTTTGGCTATGGACACCTCGCCTCGTTTGCTTCCCGACGTCGCTAACGACACCGCTCCGCAGTTTCAATCGGCCATCGATCGTGTCGGTATGTCGGGCATCGAAGTCGCCATCGTCGTACGTGGTGAAGACGACATCATGATGCGAACGCCGGCCAAAGTGGATGCCTACGTCAGCTTGGACGATCCCGCGACCAAGGGCATTCATATGTCGCGGTTGTACTTGAGCTTGCAAAACGAGCTGCACACCGAGTTTTCGCGAAAGCAGATCGAACGTATCCTCGGCCGCTTTCTGGAAACGCACAACGAGATGAGCAAGTCGGCCTACTTGCAGTTTTCGTTCGAGCACATGATTCAGCGGGCCTCGCTTTTGTCCGACAATACCGCCTGGCGAAGCTATCCGGTTCAAGTCGAAGCGTTGCAGCAGGGGGATCAAGTTAAGTATCGCGTTCATGTTCGGCTGACCTATTCCAGCGCGTGCCCATGCTCGGCTGCACTGTCGCGTCAGCTTTTGCAGCAGCAGTTTGAAGAACAGTTCTACGGCCACAACTGGCTTAGCGCTTCGACGGTCCTCAACTGGCTTGGCTCGAACAACACCCTGATTGCTGTTCCGCACAGTCAGCGAAGCCACGCTGATATCACCGTCGACTTGGACGACTCGCGTGACGATCTGCCAATCGACGAGATCATCCAGCGTGTCGAGGGTGTCCTGAATACGGCAGTGCAAGCCGCGGTGAAGCGAGCCGACGAACAAGAGTTTGCCCGACTCAATGGCGAGAACTTGATGTTCTGTGAAGATGCCGCTCGCCGCATGAAGTCGGCTATCGACCCGATGCCTGGCGTGATTGACTACCGCGTTCAAGCAAGCCATTTCGAGAGCCTTCACCCGCACGATGCCGTGGCAATCGTTGTCAAAGGCATCCCCGGCGGCATGGTTCCGTAG
- a CDS encoding DUF1559 domain-containing protein has product MSVPFRSRRGFTLVELLVVIAIIGVLIALLLPAVQQAREAARRMQCTNHLKQLGLAIHNYHDTYGKLPYNAVPQLGSVGDRQRGPSWFVRMLPFMEQNAAYDQFEFAGDWTMQDGPSPNAAILGQLRVPGFNCPSSPLPEVETQSTNANGSVDLQVANYVGITGSYFQGGTTSVVSTSPQDSSYGDAVYNGMIVPINSKSRAIGLEAVTDGTSNTMMVSEQSDYFYNASGTKIARRSSGHAGRTWGNGGGAGTWTSNVTTVRYAIATEGGTGNAANYNVNVALISAHPGGVNLALGDASVRFLAETIDFAILTGLADRQDGAVLGEF; this is encoded by the coding sequence ATGTCTGTTCCTTTCCGATCGCGTCGCGGATTCACGCTTGTGGAACTGCTGGTGGTGATCGCCATCATTGGTGTTCTGATTGCTCTTTTGCTTCCGGCGGTCCAGCAAGCGCGTGAAGCGGCTCGGCGGATGCAATGCACCAACCACCTCAAGCAGCTTGGCTTGGCGATCCACAACTATCACGACACCTACGGCAAGTTGCCGTACAACGCGGTGCCGCAGCTAGGCAGCGTGGGGGATCGGCAGCGTGGCCCTTCGTGGTTCGTCCGCATGCTTCCTTTCATGGAACAGAATGCCGCTTACGATCAATTTGAATTCGCAGGCGACTGGACGATGCAGGATGGGCCAAGTCCCAATGCTGCGATTCTGGGCCAGCTGCGCGTGCCTGGCTTCAATTGCCCATCGAGTCCACTGCCTGAAGTCGAAACGCAGTCGACCAACGCCAACGGCAGTGTTGATTTGCAAGTGGCCAACTATGTCGGCATTACCGGTTCTTACTTTCAAGGAGGCACCACGAGTGTGGTATCGACTTCGCCCCAAGACAGCAGCTACGGCGATGCGGTTTATAACGGGATGATCGTTCCGATCAATTCCAAGAGTCGCGCGATTGGCTTGGAAGCTGTGACCGACGGTACCAGTAACACGATGATGGTCAGCGAGCAAAGCGACTACTTTTATAACGCGTCGGGAACCAAGATCGCTCGCCGAAGTTCCGGGCATGCCGGTCGCACTTGGGGCAACGGCGGTGGTGCTGGAACGTGGACGTCCAACGTCACCACGGTGCGATACGCCATTGCTACCGAAGGTGGGACTGGTAACGCCGCGAACTATAACGTCAACGTCGCATTGATCTCGGCCCATCCAGGCGGCGTGAACTTGGCGTTAGGGGATGCAAGCGTCCGTTTTCTGGCGGAAACGATCGACTTTGCCATTCTGACCGGACTTGCGGATCGCCAAGATGGCGCGGTCCTGGGTGAATTCTAA
- a CDS encoding nucleotide pyrophosphohydrolase: protein MTDENDALTLRAAQEEVDRWIQTIGVRYFSELTNLAQLVEEVGEVARIISRTYGEQSFKASDKKVELSDELADVLFVVICLANQTGVDLTEAMRRNLEKKTKRDATRHQENEKLR from the coding sequence GTGACTGACGAAAACGATGCTTTGACCCTGCGTGCCGCTCAAGAGGAAGTCGATCGTTGGATTCAAACGATTGGCGTTCGGTACTTCTCCGAGCTGACGAACTTGGCTCAGTTGGTCGAGGAAGTCGGCGAGGTCGCTCGCATCATTTCTCGCACCTATGGAGAGCAAAGTTTCAAGGCTTCCGACAAGAAGGTTGAGCTCTCCGACGAACTGGCCGACGTGTTGTTTGTGGTGATCTGCCTGGCCAATCAAACGGGAGTCGATCTGACCGAAGCGATGCGTCGCAACTTGGAAAAGAAGACTAAGCGTGACGCGACTCGGCATCAGGAAAACGAAAAGCTGCGATAG
- a CDS encoding SDR family oxidoreductase translates to MRKLEGKTAIVTGGSRGIGANICECLAAAGAQVVVNYAHNEQAAAEVVERIEASGGIAVAVQADVSSSADVARLFDAAEEKFGKVDVLVNNAGIVHYKTIEETTDEEFAKLMATNVSGVFYGMREASRRLADGGRIISISSSAARMFLPTYGPYCATKGAIEQLSRSLAKELGTRGITSNIVSPGPTATELFLGNNDQEKIERMSNLAALGRLGEPEDMGPVIVFLASSDGGWITGQVLPVNGGTA, encoded by the coding sequence ATGCGCAAGTTGGAAGGTAAAACGGCAATCGTCACTGGCGGCTCTCGCGGCATTGGAGCCAATATCTGCGAATGTCTTGCCGCGGCAGGTGCCCAGGTCGTCGTGAATTATGCCCACAACGAACAAGCGGCCGCCGAAGTGGTCGAGCGAATCGAGGCCAGCGGAGGTATCGCGGTTGCGGTTCAAGCGGACGTTTCCAGTTCGGCCGATGTTGCTCGGCTGTTCGATGCGGCGGAAGAGAAGTTCGGCAAAGTCGATGTTCTGGTCAACAATGCCGGGATTGTTCATTACAAGACGATCGAAGAGACGACCGACGAAGAGTTCGCCAAGCTGATGGCCACGAACGTCAGCGGCGTCTTCTATGGGATGCGTGAGGCTTCTCGGCGGTTGGCCGATGGTGGTAGGATCATTTCGATCTCGTCGTCAGCGGCACGCATGTTTCTGCCAACATATGGTCCTTACTGTGCGACCAAGGGAGCGATCGAACAACTCTCGCGAAGCCTGGCGAAAGAGTTGGGGACGCGCGGCATCACGTCGAATATCGTTTCGCCAGGCCCAACGGCAACGGAACTATTCCTGGGAAACAATGACCAGGAAAAGATCGAACGCATGTCCAATCTGGCCGCCCTTGGCAGACTTGGCGAACCAGAAGATATGGGCCCCGTCATTGTCTTTCTGGCCAGCAGCGACGGAGGCTGGATCACCGGTCAGGTCCTCCCTGTAAACGGTGGGACCGCTTAG
- a CDS encoding DUF4272 domain-containing protein encodes MDTEAIRKKSLSKAKKLGYPINAELPLLGDLSIKRTPEEFLDRMLCLYTCVACSFGFPKQLGWSWLAQEGLLEKVTEEESLFLRNKDDAPLDKFAPHVETVWAMTWVGQIQDTLEFDQTCTNDMVTFFPNLKASASSEAFRSKCQLRTAEEIAPKLDLAYCIHWAIQHETANNLELPKKPKRLRPYIIINRRHALEWLFCDEPWAEVPMDID; translated from the coding sequence ATGGATACTGAGGCGATACGGAAGAAAAGCCTGTCGAAGGCTAAGAAGCTGGGCTATCCGATTAACGCAGAGCTGCCGCTGCTGGGCGACCTTTCGATTAAGCGAACGCCGGAAGAGTTCCTCGATCGGATGCTTTGCCTTTACACGTGTGTTGCTTGCTCGTTTGGGTTTCCGAAGCAACTCGGCTGGTCTTGGTTGGCCCAGGAAGGGCTCCTTGAGAAAGTGACCGAAGAGGAATCGCTGTTTCTGCGAAACAAGGATGACGCACCACTGGACAAGTTCGCCCCGCATGTCGAAACCGTCTGGGCGATGACTTGGGTTGGCCAAATTCAAGATACGCTTGAGTTCGATCAAACGTGCACCAACGACATGGTGACATTCTTCCCGAACTTGAAAGCTTCGGCATCGAGCGAAGCGTTTCGCAGTAAGTGTCAACTTCGTACCGCGGAAGAGATCGCGCCGAAGCTGGATCTGGCTTACTGCATTCATTGGGCAATCCAGCACGAGACGGCCAACAACTTGGAGCTGCCCAAGAAGCCAAAGCGTCTGCGGCCGTATATCATTATCAACCGGCGGCATGCCCTCGAGTGGCTCTTTTGCGATGAGCCATGGGCGGAAGTCCCGATGGATATCGACTAG
- a CDS encoding EboA domain-containing protein, which yields MSYTPIQLLENWILRQASDAGQAWLDTQREAVATGDLKALYMSFGFAPRKVGKADLQLTERDLNDAAEARPGWKPNTWTLDQAARVLLLMSLPAEDDAAYFATVEKLFQTAEIREQICLYQALQLLPHQELFDDRLSEGIRTNIKTVFESIAHHNPLPMELMTEHAWNQMILKALFIGAALDPIEGIDQRVNPELARMLIDFAHERRAATRPIPVELWRVAAPFADEIALEDMKALYASGEQLEQSAIALALVATASDEADVILKTNPEIAKRAESGEITWHAIAEAAY from the coding sequence ATGTCCTACACCCCAATTCAGTTACTCGAGAATTGGATTCTGCGTCAAGCTTCCGATGCCGGCCAGGCCTGGCTCGACACGCAGCGCGAAGCGGTTGCCACCGGCGACCTGAAGGCGTTGTACATGTCGTTCGGCTTCGCTCCACGGAAAGTTGGCAAAGCGGATCTGCAGTTGACTGAGCGAGATCTGAATGATGCCGCCGAAGCCCGCCCAGGGTGGAAGCCGAACACATGGACACTCGATCAAGCCGCACGCGTATTGCTGTTGATGTCGCTGCCGGCCGAAGATGATGCGGCCTATTTCGCAACGGTCGAAAAGCTGTTTCAGACCGCCGAAATTCGCGAGCAGATTTGTCTCTATCAGGCCCTCCAGTTGTTGCCACACCAGGAACTGTTTGACGACCGATTGTCCGAGGGCATCCGCACGAACATCAAGACCGTCTTCGAGTCGATCGCCCATCACAACCCACTACCGATGGAGTTGATGACGGAACATGCGTGGAATCAGATGATTCTAAAGGCACTGTTCATCGGTGCGGCCCTCGATCCGATCGAAGGTATCGACCAGCGTGTGAACCCTGAATTGGCCCGAATGCTGATCGACTTTGCCCACGAACGCCGGGCAGCCACACGACCGATTCCCGTGGAACTGTGGCGTGTCGCGGCACCGTTTGCCGATGAAATAGCATTAGAAGACATGAAGGCCTTGTATGCCTCCGGCGAGCAGCTCGAGCAGTCTGCTATCGCGTTGGCACTGGTAGCAACCGCCTCGGACGAAGCGGACGTCATCCTGAAAACCAATCCCGAAATCGCCAAACGTGCCGAAAGCGGCGAGATCACCTGGCACGCGATTGCGGAAGCGGCGTATTAA